From Myxococcales bacterium, a single genomic window includes:
- a CDS encoding macro domain-containing protein — translation MPTVFTKGDLFATDGLSAYAQGCNGAGVMDSGVGGVFKRKWPRMFEEYQLRCSDGRFHLGDVFVWIEGDETIFNLCIQEHWKKKAKLAALVQALRKMIELAPGSGIERIGLPRIGTGLGGLDWPRVKKVLSEMGQETAVTLVVFEQFERAPVS, via the coding sequence ATGCCCACCGTCTTCACCAAAGGGGATCTGTTCGCGACCGACGGGTTGTCTGCCTACGCCCAGGGTTGCAACGGCGCGGGCGTGATGGACAGCGGCGTCGGTGGGGTATTCAAGCGCAAGTGGCCGCGCATGTTCGAGGAGTACCAGCTGCGCTGCAGCGATGGGCGTTTTCATCTCGGCGACGTGTTCGTCTGGATCGAGGGTGACGAGACCATCTTCAACCTGTGTATCCAGGAGCACTGGAAGAAGAAGGCCAAGCTGGCGGCGCTCGTGCAAGCGCTGCGCAAGATGATCGAGCTCGCTCCGGGCTCCGGCATCGAGCGCATCGGGTTGCCCCGCATCGGGACGGGGCTGGGAGGTTTGGACTGGCCGCGCGTGAAGAAGGTGCTCAGCGAGATGGGGCAGGAGACGGCCGTCACACTCGTGGTGTTCGAGCAGTTCGAGCGGGCACCGGTGAGTTGA